From one Planctomycetota bacterium genomic stretch:
- a CDS encoding NAD-dependent protein deacylase, whose protein sequence is MSLEEARRLLAGARSVAALTGAGVSAESGLATFRGAEGLWKGRRPEDLATPEAFARDPKRVWEWYEARRRAVAAARPNAAHEALAALEARRPGFTLITQNVDGLHTRAGSRRVLEIHGCLWRTRCCSCGEVREDRRVPLPAIPPRCACEGLLRPDVVWFGEPLPFELLSRAFRAVDACDVLIVAGTSGAVQPAGSMGLRALARGAAVIEVNVERTPLSEEATVFLEGRAGEVLPVLAGPA, encoded by the coding sequence ATGAGCCTCGAGGAGGCGCGCAGGCTTCTGGCCGGAGCGCGCTCGGTGGCGGCCCTGACGGGAGCGGGGGTGTCGGCCGAGTCGGGCCTGGCGACCTTCCGCGGGGCGGAGGGCCTCTGGAAGGGCCGCCGTCCGGAGGATCTGGCCACGCCCGAGGCTTTCGCGCGCGACCCGAAGCGGGTCTGGGAGTGGTACGAGGCCCGCCGGCGGGCCGTCGCGGCCGCCCGGCCGAACGCGGCGCACGAGGCGCTTGCGGCTCTGGAGGCGCGGCGGCCGGGTTTCACGCTCATCACCCAGAATGTGGACGGGCTCCACACGCGGGCGGGTTCGCGGCGCGTCCTCGAGATCCACGGATGTCTCTGGCGCACGCGGTGCTGTTCCTGCGGCGAGGTCCGCGAGGATCGGCGCGTGCCGCTCCCGGCGATTCCGCCCCGCTGCGCCTGCGAAGGTCTGCTGCGGCCGGACGTCGTGTGGTTCGGGGAACCGCTTCCTTTCGAGCTTCTGAGCCGGGCGTTCCGGGCGGTGGACGCCTGCGATGTCCTGATCGTGGCGGGGACGTCCGGCGCCGTGCAGCCCGCCGGCTCGATGGGCCTCCGGGCGCTCGCGCGGGGCGCCGCGGTGATCGAGGTGAACGTGGAGCGGACGCCGCTGAGCGAGGAGGCCACCGTGTTCCTCGAGGGACGCGCGGGGGAGGTTCTTCCGGTCCTCGCGGGTCCGGCCTGA
- the ftcD gene encoding glutamate formimidoyltransferase, translating into MLLEAVPNFSEGRRADVCAAIAQAARRPEVQVLDLEMDADHHRSVLTLAGPPEPLAEAAFAAAREAVARIDLNAHRGQHPRMGAIDVLPFVPLGGTPMEVAVDLARRVGRRIGEELGVPVFLYEAAATRPDRRNLADVRKPQFEGLRELIGRDPDRAPDFGPPRIHPTAGCVAVGARRPLIAFNVDLDTEDVAVARAIARKVRERDGGLPALKALGLYLAERRCAQVSMNVCDYTRTGLAEAFRAVEAEAARLGAGVRGSEIVGLVPREALPPDPERTIRLVGFHPRQVLENRLA; encoded by the coding sequence ATGCTTCTGGAAGCGGTTCCCAATTTCAGCGAAGGGCGGCGGGCGGACGTGTGCGCCGCGATCGCCCAGGCCGCGCGGCGCCCCGAAGTGCAGGTGCTCGATCTCGAAATGGACGCGGATCATCACCGGAGCGTGCTGACGCTGGCGGGTCCGCCGGAGCCTCTGGCGGAGGCGGCCTTCGCCGCGGCGCGGGAGGCGGTGGCCCGGATCGATCTCAACGCCCACCGGGGTCAGCATCCGCGGATGGGGGCGATCGACGTCCTTCCCTTCGTGCCGCTCGGCGGAACCCCCATGGAGGTCGCGGTGGATCTGGCGCGCCGCGTCGGGCGGCGGATCGGGGAGGAGCTGGGGGTGCCCGTTTTTCTCTACGAGGCCGCCGCCACGCGTCCCGACCGGCGCAATCTGGCCGACGTCCGCAAACCCCAGTTCGAAGGCCTGCGGGAGCTGATCGGCCGGGATCCGGACCGCGCGCCCGATTTCGGCCCGCCGCGCATTCATCCCACGGCGGGATGCGTGGCGGTCGGGGCGCGCCGGCCGCTGATCGCGTTCAACGTGGACCTGGACACGGAGGACGTGGCCGTCGCCCGAGCGATCGCCCGGAAGGTGCGGGAGCGGGACGGCGGACTTCCGGCCCTGAAGGCCCTGGGGCTTTATCTGGCCGAACGCCGCTGCGCGCAGGTGTCGATGAACGTCTGCGACTACACGCGCACCGGTCTGGCCGAGGCCTTCCGGGCGGTGGAGGCGGAGGCGGCGCGCCTGGGGGCGGGGGTGCGGGGGAGCGAGATCGTGGGCCTGGTGCCGCGGGAGGCGCTCCCGCCGGACCCCGAACGGACGATCCGGCTCGTGGGATTCCATCCGCGGCAGGTGCTGGAGAACCGTCTGGCATGA
- a CDS encoding AsmA-like C-terminal region-containing protein, with the protein MKSARRAAIATAAFLAVLAAAQFVASLTGEGLERRVREELRRALGEAFDVERVRASLGERTIVLEGVRWRARDPGLPPQEIGRVELRFKRALGGPLDRVLLENVLLRADDRWAAELRREGPRRSIREIFPDPGDLPRVECRGGRVEFSWPGVFADGAPQAFEIGELWLAPSSGYRVFFGGRIAHPMWSRWALRGEADLDGGAWRARAESDGFRIDPSMRDALGPEPRAVYDKYLPGGPCDLLVALAGAPGKPLEFATTLRARGMTLRYAPFPYAAEDLRGEIDFFLDGFRIKHMTGRHGDCVIRFDGRAGGYPADSDYAFRIEIDGMPLDGDLYAALDPDGKRAWDRFRPSGRVDARGRVLRERGPDRPARIPLDLRIREGAFRFEGFPYEVRGLSGEIGFEGKDVEIRRLSTRADGLEAEFAGTIRNLTGDAEVDLRIEARGLALDGRLREALGEEARAAWDLFSPSGKVDLRCVLRKAAGGPLVPEIRARARGNAVTYREIPLPVTDVEGEIELGAEGAVRLRHLSGRTHGAAVAVHGEAGPEGVSLALDAVGLPLRDEVIAALPAPTRDLLRRFALSGTVSFKSDLSLARAGPRKFTLDLKLSKGSVDTTPRIEDLDGHVALVGFLEDRLRVRGPLSFSSARILGKRLTDVAATLNVNGPVLTFENIKATAYGGLVAGTSLVVDTQKGEFAGDLFTVDRLDIAEYARDTESFARKQLAGKASLELRGLRGRAGDAGTVTGSGRLTVRDAFLWEIPLFASVFTLNPQDIFKSRNRFDAGVVEFEIRNRKFDVKHLAFTSETVSLVGQGRINFDGDLHLKMKPKAGPLLGIDIFPVRVVQEILGLVTSPLLGVEVTGTFDDPKVSVGP; encoded by the coding sequence ATGAAATCCGCGCGCCGCGCCGCGATCGCCACGGCCGCCTTCCTCGCCGTCCTGGCGGCCGCGCAGTTCGTCGCCTCCTTGACCGGCGAGGGTCTGGAGCGCCGGGTCCGCGAGGAACTCCGCCGCGCGCTCGGCGAGGCGTTCGACGTCGAACGCGTGCGGGCGTCGCTCGGCGAGCGGACGATCGTCCTGGAAGGGGTGCGGTGGCGCGCGCGGGATCCCGGCCTTCCCCCCCAGGAAATCGGACGCGTGGAGCTGCGGTTCAAGCGCGCCCTGGGCGGACCGCTCGACCGCGTCCTTCTGGAGAACGTTCTCCTGCGGGCGGACGACCGCTGGGCGGCGGAGCTCCGGCGCGAAGGTCCGCGCCGCTCGATCCGGGAGATCTTCCCCGACCCCGGCGATCTTCCCCGGGTCGAATGCCGCGGGGGCCGCGTGGAGTTCTCCTGGCCCGGCGTCTTCGCCGACGGCGCTCCGCAGGCGTTCGAGATCGGCGAGCTCTGGCTGGCTCCGTCGTCGGGCTACCGGGTCTTCTTCGGCGGGCGGATCGCGCACCCGATGTGGTCCCGCTGGGCGCTCCGGGGCGAGGCGGATCTCGACGGAGGCGCCTGGCGGGCGCGGGCCGAATCGGACGGATTCCGAATCGACCCGTCCATGCGGGACGCGCTGGGTCCCGAGCCCCGGGCGGTCTACGACAAGTACCTTCCGGGCGGACCCTGCGACCTCCTCGTGGCGCTCGCCGGGGCGCCCGGCAAGCCCCTGGAGTTTGCGACCACCCTGCGGGCGCGCGGGATGACGCTCCGGTACGCGCCCTTCCCCTACGCCGCGGAGGACCTGCGCGGCGAGATCGATTTCTTCCTCGACGGCTTCCGCATCAAGCACATGACCGGGCGGCACGGGGACTGCGTCATCCGGTTCGACGGGCGCGCGGGCGGATATCCCGCGGACTCGGACTACGCGTTCCGGATCGAGATCGACGGCATGCCGCTGGACGGCGATCTTTACGCGGCGCTGGATCCGGATGGAAAACGCGCGTGGGACCGCTTCCGGCCGTCCGGACGGGTGGACGCCCGGGGGCGGGTGCTCCGGGAGCGCGGGCCGGACCGGCCGGCGCGCATCCCGCTGGACCTGCGGATCCGCGAGGGCGCCTTCCGGTTCGAGGGATTCCCCTACGAAGTCCGCGGACTGTCGGGCGAAATCGGCTTCGAGGGAAAGGACGTGGAGATCCGCCGCCTGAGCACCCGCGCGGACGGACTCGAGGCCGAGTTCGCCGGCACGATCCGCAACCTCACGGGGGACGCGGAGGTGGATCTCCGGATCGAGGCGCGCGGCCTGGCCCTCGACGGGCGTCTCCGGGAGGCGCTGGGGGAGGAGGCGCGGGCGGCGTGGGACCTGTTCTCGCCGTCCGGGAAGGTCGACCTCCGGTGCGTCCTGCGCAAGGCGGCCGGCGGGCCGCTCGTCCCCGAGATCCGGGCCCGGGCCCGCGGCAACGCGGTGACCTACCGGGAGATTCCGCTTCCCGTGACCGACGTGGAGGGGGAGATCGAGCTGGGAGCGGAAGGCGCCGTGCGGTTGCGCCACCTGAGCGGGCGGACGCACGGCGCCGCCGTCGCGGTCCACGGGGAGGCGGGGCCGGAGGGCGTGTCGCTCGCCCTGGACGCGGTGGGGCTGCCCCTCCGGGACGAGGTCATCGCGGCGCTTCCGGCGCCGACCCGGGATCTGCTGCGCCGGTTCGCCCTGAGCGGCACGGTCAGCTTCAAGTCCGACCTCTCGCTGGCCCGCGCCGGGCCCCGCAAGTTCACGCTCGATCTGAAGCTCTCCAAGGGCTCCGTGGACACGACGCCCCGGATCGAGGACCTCGACGGACACGTGGCGCTCGTGGGGTTCCTGGAGGACCGGCTGCGGGTGCGCGGCCCGCTGAGCTTTTCGAGCGCGCGCATCCTGGGCAAGCGCCTGACGGACGTGGCGGCGACCCTCAACGTCAACGGCCCCGTCCTGACGTTCGAAAACATCAAGGCGACGGCCTACGGAGGGCTCGTGGCCGGGACTTCCCTCGTGGTGGACACGCAGAAAGGCGAGTTCGCCGGCGATCTTTTCACCGTGGACCGCCTGGACATCGCCGAGTACGCCCGGGACACGGAATCCTTCGCGCGCAAGCAGCTGGCCGGAAAGGCGTCGCTGGAGCTGCGCGGCCTGCGGGGCCGGGCGGGGGACGCCGGGACCGTGACGGGGTCGGGACGCCTGACGGTCCGGGACGCCTTCCTCTGGGAGATTCCCCTCTTCGCGAGCGTTTTCACCCTCAATCCGCAGGACATCTTCAAGTCCCGGAACCGCTTCGACGCGGGCGTGGTCGAATTCGAGATCCGCAACCGCAAGTTCGACGTCAAGCACCTGGCGTTCACCAGCGAGACGGTGAGCCTGGTCGGGCAGGGGCGGATCAACTTCGACGGCGATCTCCACCTCAAGATGAAACCGAAGGCGGGGCCGCTCCTCGGGATCGACATCTTCCCGGTCCGCGTGGTCCAGGAAATCCTGGGCCTTGTGACGAGCCCTCTCCTGGGGGTGGAGGTGACGGGCACGTTCGACGACCCCAAGGTGAGCGTGGGGCCCTGA
- a CDS encoding ParB/RepB/Spo0J family partition protein, with translation MGEPRHVCSHCGGNGLWRSILEGLKRVFFWKRREDRLLYIPVDRIDLNPFQPREYVLDEPLDSLRKSIEKYGVIVPIIVNRQGRRYTLVAGQRRLRAARELGFRYVPAIVRSLNPRQMMEVSYLENLHREDLSKIDVVQMFDRIHRKYPRIAETDLAEAMGLRVEDLRRARSLLELPIPALEALRAGMITEEHARIVAEIEDPDTQLEVIEMIFNEKMSAEDARAFVDRVLRKEPAYVTFDQAAHFHAPSCPFAQLIPEDRKMKFYSKKEVAGRGKIPCMQCL, from the coding sequence ATGGGGGAACCGCGCCACGTCTGCTCTCACTGCGGCGGCAACGGTCTCTGGCGGTCGATCCTCGAGGGGCTCAAGCGGGTCTTCTTCTGGAAGCGCCGGGAGGACCGGCTGCTCTACATTCCGGTGGACCGCATCGACCTGAATCCCTTCCAGCCGCGGGAGTACGTCCTGGACGAGCCGCTGGACTCCCTGCGCAAGTCGATCGAAAAGTACGGGGTGATCGTGCCCATCATCGTCAACCGACAGGGGCGGCGGTACACGCTCGTGGCCGGCCAGCGGCGCCTGCGGGCCGCGCGGGAGCTCGGGTTCCGCTACGTCCCGGCGATCGTCCGGTCGCTCAACCCGCGGCAGATGATGGAGGTGAGCTACCTCGAGAACCTGCACCGCGAGGATCTCTCCAAAATCGACGTCGTTCAGATGTTCGACCGGATCCACCGCAAGTACCCGCGGATCGCCGAAACGGATCTCGCCGAAGCGATGGGGCTGCGGGTGGAGGACCTGCGCCGCGCCCGGAGCCTTCTGGAGCTTCCGATCCCGGCGCTGGAGGCCCTGAGGGCGGGCATGATCACGGAGGAGCACGCCCGGATCGTCGCCGAGATCGAGGATCCGGACACGCAGCTCGAAGTGATCGAAATGATCTTCAACGAGAAGATGAGCGCCGAGGACGCCCGGGCGTTCGTGGACCGGGTCCTGCGGAAGGAGCCGGCCTACGTGACCTTCGACCAGGCGGCTCACTTCCACGCCCCGAGCTGCCCCTTCGCGCAGCTCATCCCCGAGGACCGCAAGATGAAGTTCTACTCGAAGAAGGAAGTGGCCGGGCGCGGCAAGATCCCCTGCATGCAGTGCCTCTGA
- the rlmN gene encoding 23S rRNA (adenine(2503)-C(2))-methyltransferase RlmN — MDTLTELTLSELEERLAALGVEKWRARPILQWLYRRRASGFEAMTDLSLELRAELPRHFRLTRTEVRDARVSPDGTTKLLVGLEDGDVIETVLIPEGDRRTVCISTQVGCPVRCVFCASGLQGLKRNLTAGEIVEQVLHAQRRLGADERLTNVVVMGIGEPLLNFEPLVKALRILKASWGMGIGYRRITLSTVGVLGRLPELVLRKVTPNLAISLHAPNDAIRAQVVPTLRNVRLAELVRAGVEYRRATGKEVTFEYVLLEGVNDDRKHALELGKKLRGSRVKVNVIPFNRVEEVPYRAPEPGRVDRFVEALGRCGVPVTVRKRKGDEVSAACGQLRARFTARNAPCPAN; from the coding sequence GTGGACACCCTGACGGAGCTGACCCTTTCGGAGCTCGAGGAGCGCCTGGCCGCCCTCGGCGTGGAGAAGTGGCGCGCCCGGCCGATCCTCCAGTGGCTCTACCGCCGCCGCGCGTCCGGCTTCGAGGCCATGACGGATCTTTCTCTCGAGCTCCGGGCGGAGCTGCCCCGTCACTTCCGCCTCACCCGCACCGAGGTGCGCGACGCCCGCGTCAGCCCGGACGGAACGACCAAGCTCCTCGTCGGCCTCGAGGACGGCGACGTCATCGAAACGGTGCTCATTCCCGAGGGGGACCGGCGCACCGTCTGCATCTCCACGCAGGTCGGATGCCCCGTCCGCTGCGTCTTCTGCGCCAGCGGACTTCAGGGGCTCAAGCGAAACCTCACGGCCGGCGAAATCGTCGAACAGGTGCTCCACGCGCAGCGGCGGCTCGGCGCGGACGAACGCCTGACCAACGTCGTCGTCATGGGCATCGGAGAGCCGCTCCTCAACTTCGAGCCGCTCGTCAAGGCGCTCCGGATCCTCAAGGCCTCCTGGGGCATGGGCATCGGCTACCGGCGGATCACGCTTTCGACCGTGGGGGTCCTGGGGAGGCTTCCGGAGCTGGTTCTGCGGAAGGTGACGCCGAACCTGGCGATCTCGCTCCACGCGCCCAACGACGCGATCCGCGCCCAGGTCGTCCCCACCCTCCGGAACGTGCGCCTGGCGGAGCTGGTGCGCGCGGGCGTCGAATACCGCCGCGCCACGGGCAAGGAGGTCACCTTCGAGTACGTCCTGCTCGAGGGGGTCAACGACGACCGCAAGCACGCCCTCGAGCTGGGCAAGAAGCTGCGCGGTTCCCGCGTGAAGGTGAACGTCATCCCGTTCAACCGGGTGGAGGAGGTCCCCTACCGGGCGCCGGAGCCGGGGCGGGTGGACCGCTTCGTGGAGGCGCTGGGGCGCTGCGGCGTGCCCGTCACGGTGCGCAAGCGCAAGGGGGACGAAGTGTCGGCCGCCTGCGGGCAGCTCCGGGCCCGCTTCACCGCCCGAAACGCGCCATGCCCCGCGAACTGA
- the plsY gene encoding glycerol-3-phosphate 1-O-acyltransferase PlsY → MPRELIYAAAALAAYLLGAVPAGYLVVRLRTGRDIRTLGSGNIGATNVARTLGAAWFLPVFAFDFLKGFAPVFWAAPWIARRWPCGRCADLETTLAVILGLAALAGHLWPVYLEFRGGKGVATLGGVLFALNAQAALLAMAVWAAVFAPFRYVSLASVAAALALPLLNHLTADSVRARWATPGLVTAFLALAAALVVWRHRANLRRLRAGTEPKFGRRAPA, encoded by the coding sequence ATGCCCCGCGAACTGATCTATGCGGCCGCGGCGCTCGCCGCGTACCTTCTGGGCGCGGTTCCGGCCGGATACCTCGTGGTGCGCCTGCGGACGGGCCGGGACATCCGCACCCTGGGATCCGGCAACATCGGCGCCACGAACGTCGCGCGCACGCTGGGCGCCGCCTGGTTCCTGCCGGTCTTCGCCTTCGACTTCCTCAAGGGCTTCGCCCCCGTCTTCTGGGCGGCGCCCTGGATCGCCCGCCGGTGGCCCTGCGGGCGCTGCGCGGACCTCGAAACGACGCTGGCGGTGATCCTGGGGCTGGCGGCGCTGGCGGGCCACCTGTGGCCCGTCTACCTCGAGTTCCGCGGCGGCAAGGGCGTGGCCACGCTGGGGGGCGTGCTGTTCGCGCTTAACGCGCAGGCGGCGCTTCTGGCCATGGCGGTGTGGGCGGCGGTCTTCGCGCCCTTCCGCTACGTGTCCCTGGCCTCGGTGGCGGCGGCGCTCGCGCTTCCGCTCCTCAACCACCTGACGGCGGACTCCGTCCGCGCGCGCTGGGCCACGCCCGGCCTCGTGACGGCCTTCCTGGCGCTGGCGGCGGCGCTGGTCGTGTGGCGGCACCGCGCCAACCTCAGGCGGCTCCGGGCGGGCACCGAGCCCAAGTTCGGGCGGAGGGCCCCGGCGTGA
- a CDS encoding NAD(P)H-dependent glycerol-3-phosphate dehydrogenase encodes MTRVTVLGDGAWGTALALVLSRAGREVALWSRFPEYAEEMRARRENVRFLPGFPFPEGLRVCSGPPPRAGVYVAAVPTQFIRETFAEIRDALDRKALFIGVAKGLEQTTGRRPSEVLAEVLGRVRSVALVGPSHAPEVARGLPASVVAAGEPRAARAAQELFSGDTLRVYTTRDRIGAELGGALKNVIALAGGICEGLGLGHNAKAALLTRGIVEMARLGVRLGARRETFFGLSGIGDLITTTTFPAGRNLSVGRAIGEGKPLSEILGSMRSVAEGVWTAKAAWALARRHRVEMPITEQVHAILFEGKPPREALRDLMRRGPRAERD; translated from the coding sequence GTGACCCGCGTGACGGTGCTCGGGGACGGCGCCTGGGGAACGGCGCTGGCCCTGGTTCTTTCCCGGGCGGGGCGGGAAGTGGCGCTCTGGAGCCGGTTCCCCGAATACGCCGAAGAAATGCGCGCCCGGCGGGAAAACGTCCGGTTCCTGCCGGGGTTCCCCTTCCCGGAGGGGCTCCGGGTCTGCTCCGGCCCGCCGCCCCGGGCCGGGGTCTACGTGGCCGCGGTTCCCACGCAGTTCATCCGCGAGACCTTCGCCGAGATCCGCGACGCCCTGGACCGGAAGGCGCTTTTCATCGGCGTGGCCAAGGGGCTGGAGCAGACCACGGGCCGGCGTCCCTCGGAGGTCCTGGCGGAGGTGCTCGGGCGGGTGCGGAGCGTGGCGCTCGTGGGCCCCAGCCATGCGCCCGAGGTGGCCCGGGGCCTGCCGGCCTCGGTGGTGGCCGCGGGAGAGCCGCGGGCCGCCCGCGCGGCGCAGGAGCTTTTTTCCGGAGACACGCTCCGGGTCTATACGACGCGGGACCGGATCGGCGCCGAACTCGGGGGCGCGCTCAAGAACGTGATCGCCCTGGCCGGCGGGATCTGCGAAGGCCTCGGCCTGGGCCATAACGCAAAGGCGGCGCTTCTGACGCGCGGCATCGTCGAAATGGCGCGCCTGGGGGTCAGGCTCGGAGCGCGGCGCGAAACGTTTTTCGGGCTCTCCGGGATCGGAGACCTCATCACGACGACCACCTTCCCCGCGGGGCGCAACCTCTCCGTGGGCCGGGCGATCGGAGAGGGGAAACCCCTGTCCGAGATCCTCGGATCGATGCGCTCCGTGGCCGAAGGAGTCTGGACGGCGAAGGCGGCCTGGGCCCTGGCGCGCCGCCATCGCGTGGAGATGCCCATCACGGAGCAGGTGCACGCCATTCTCTTCGAGGGCAAGCCGCCGCGGGAGGCGCTGCGGGATCTCATGCGCCGGGGCCCGCGGGCCGAGCGCGACTGA
- the dcd gene encoding dCTP deaminase, translating to MAVKSDQWIRRMALEKKMIEPFEEKQVRHGVISYGLSSYGYDIRVADEFKLFTDIFTTVVDPKDFNPKSFVDIKAPSIVIPPNSFALARTVEYFRIPRNVITICLGKSTYARCGIIVNVTPFEPEWEGTATLEISNTTPLPARIYANEGIAQVLFFESDEVCQVSYADKKGKYQKQLDVTLPRL from the coding sequence ATGGCGGTCAAGTCGGACCAATGGATCCGGCGGATGGCGCTCGAAAAGAAGATGATCGAGCCCTTTGAGGAGAAGCAGGTCCGTCACGGCGTGATCTCCTACGGGCTGTCCAGCTACGGCTACGACATCCGCGTGGCCGACGAGTTCAAGCTCTTCACGGACATCTTCACGACGGTCGTGGATCCCAAGGACTTCAACCCGAAGTCGTTCGTGGACATCAAGGCGCCGTCCATCGTGATCCCCCCCAATTCCTTCGCCCTGGCCCGGACGGTCGAGTACTTCCGGATTCCGAGAAACGTGATTACCATCTGCCTGGGGAAGTCGACCTACGCGCGCTGCGGGATCATCGTGAACGTGACCCCGTTCGAGCCCGAGTGGGAGGGCACGGCCACGCTCGAAATTTCCAACACCACGCCCCTTCCGGCCCGCATCTACGCCAACGAGGGCATCGCGCAGGTGCTCTTTTTCGAAAGCGACGAGGTCTGCCAGGTGAGCTACGCCGACAAGAAGGGGAAGTACCAGAAACAGTTGGATGTCACGCTGCCGAGGCTATAA